From the Conger conger chromosome 14, fConCon1.1, whole genome shotgun sequence genome, one window contains:
- the fkbpl gene encoding uncharacterized protein fkbpl, with the protein MKTICDWEAEGGECSTDVTSWVSACPGGFWKVLKKRTSERGAGDQTPKMGSLCRVRVWEKAEESTLGQSLPRAEADGEPTDGVHSHVSTPATQATPLPRSPATVLQVPLDTWVLLRLGEGQCDVIEGCLEGMKAGEMCELLVSALNADSRPGPGTGQASGMCAQGEGNVEQHPGAGRLSADPLHFLVELESFTSGQECWEMSASEKWEWVKEHRERGGRRFREGDLWGAADCYSRALRLFITLKGEKSGGEMDGKKGGGEVEGEEKKNVPEGGVERGSGGDGESVEGQGGGEGVQRDPATQEKIPLDDEYSVVRAGLHSNLALCQLKLGEPARAQRSSSRATELDPAGTKAWYRLGQACSQVGELGMARTAFRKVLELQPGSPSALKALREMGVQEKEQDTKLGHRLSKMFS; encoded by the exons ATGAAGACCATTTGTGACTGGGAAGCGGAGGGAGGTGAATGCAGCACCGATGTCACTTCCTGGGTATCAGCCTGTCCAGGGGGATTCTGGAAGGTCTTGAAGAAGAGGACTAGTGAGAGGGGTGCAGGGGATCAGACCCCAAAAATGGGCTCGCTCTGCAGAGTCAGGGTGTGGGAGAAAGCGGAGGAGAGCACTCTGGGACAGAGTTTGCCTCGTGCAGAGGCGGATGGCGAGCCCACCGATGGCGTCCACAGCCACGTCTCCACGCCAGCCACACAGGCCACACCGCTCCCGCGCTCTCCCGCCACGGTGCTGCAGGTGCCCCTGGACACCTGGGTCCTCCTGCGATTGGGAGAGGGCCAGTGTGATGTCATCGAAGGATGCTTGGAGGGGATGAAGGCAGGAGAGATGTGTGAG CTGCTGGTTTCTGCTCTGAATGCGGACTCCAGACCCGGGCCTGGAACAGGCCAGGCGAGCGGCATGTGTGCACAGGGAGAGGGGAATGTGGAGCAGCACCCTGGGGCAGGGCGGCTCTCTGCCGACCCCCTTCATTTCTTGGTGGAACTTGAATCTTTTACCTCTGGCCAGGAATGCTGGGAAATGAGCGCTAGTGAGAAATGGGAGTGGGTGAAGGAGCatagggagaggggaggacGGAGGTTTCGGGAGGGAGACCTGTGGGGGGCAGCAGATTGCTACAGCCGAGCCCTCAGACTGTTCATCACCCTGAAAGGAGAGAAGAGCggaggagagatggatgggAAGAAAGGTGGTGGAGAGGTGGAaggggaggagaagaagaatgTTCCGGAAggtggggtagagagagggagtggaggggaTGGGGAAAGTGtcgaggggcaggggggaggagagggggtgcAGCGGGACCCTGCGACGCAGGAAAAGATCCCTTTGGATGACGAGTACAGCGTGGTCCGGGCGGGGCTGCATTCCAACCTGGCACTGTGCCAGCTGAAACTGGGCGAGCCAGCCAGGGCCCagcgcagcagcagcagggccacTGAGCTGGACCCAGCCGGTACCAAGGCCTGGTACCGGCTCGGCCAGGCCTGTTCCCAGGTTGGGGAGCTGGGGATGGCTCGCACTGCCTTCAGGAAGGTTCTGGAACTCCAGCCAGGCTCTCCGTCAGCCCTGAAGGCACTGAGGGAGATGGGGGTACAGGAGAAAGAGCAGGACACTAAACTGGGCCACAGGCTCAGTAAGATGTTCAGCTAG